A single genomic interval of Gallus gallus isolate bGalGal1 chromosome 10, bGalGal1.mat.broiler.GRCg7b, whole genome shotgun sequence harbors:
- the LOC121111613 gene encoding uncharacterized protein LOC121111613 isoform X1, protein MMPLVFPLQMLIWIQILRLRGNPEALLVNLQSGILTLSLVWMLEVAEVPPGKALPSPRLFPVLEPRWNPRGLEKGKDASRRGKYSQRSARVIKELLKEMEKAARGTDQQTAQDALQEGSHPTLPVWDRETQTVPTTGMPGMNAGKNTRAAVQEFVQVLFFPVIALLLTVLLSALVMTCTAVSWMWQKYPVCKRAGTTPGQAHPDSVRERGQSGGEGRAELGEATKDDVVAQENKNLYSGSSPFPSSFEAEFEYLCSKIRTDPSLWPTCPSSSPMDSVSSPDTRGSWGSP, encoded by the exons ATGATGCCTTTGGTGTTCCCTCTCCAGATGCTCATCTGGATCCAGATTTTGCGCCTCAGGGGAAACCCAGAG GCCCTCTTGGTCAATCTGCAGAGTGGAATCCTGACCCTGAGCCTGGTATGGATGCTGGAG GTTGCAGAAGTGCCCCCAGGGAAGGCCTTGCCAAGTCCTCGgctctttcctgtgctggagccCCGCTGGAATCCCAGGG gtctggaaaaaggaaaggatgcaTCTAGAAGAGGAAAATACTCACAGAGGTCAGCTCGTGTGATAAAGGaactgctgaaggaaatggagaaggcagcGCGTG ggACTGACCAACAAACTGCACAGGACgcgctgcaggaaggcagccatCCCACGCTGCCAGTCTGGGacagagaaacacagacagTGCCAACAACTGGCATGCCAG GGATGAATGCTGGGAAAAACACAAGGGCTGCGGTTCAGGAGTTTGTACAAGTGCTCTTCTTCCCAGTGATTGCACTGCTTTtaacagtgctgctgtctgcgcTGGTGATGACTTGTACTGCTGTGTCATGGATGTGGCAAAAATATCC AGTGTGCAAGAGAGCAGGGACAACTCCAGGACAAGCTCATCCTGACAGTGTGCGGGAGAGAGGCCAGTCTGGAGGTGAAGGCAGAgcggagctgggagaggcaacAAAAGATGATGTAGTTGCCCAAGAAAACAAGAACTTGTACAGCGGATCCAGCCCGTTCCCCTCCTCCTTTGAAGCAGAGTTTGAATACCTGTGCAGCAAAATCCGCACAGACCCTTCACTTTGGCCCACGtgtcccagcagctctcccatgGACAGTGTCTCTTCCCCAGATACCCGTGGTTCTTGGGGTTCCCCATAG